TCGTGCTGGACCTGGGGCGTGTGGAGGATGTGGCGGAGGTGGAGCTGGATGGCATCCCCGTGGCCACGCTGGCGTGGGAGCCCTATCGGTGTGCGCTCGCAGGGCTGACGGCGGGGACGCATCGGCTGACGGTGCGCGTGACCAACGCCCCCGCGAACCGCAACCGCGCGGCGATGCAGCCGGCAGGGCTGCTGGGCCCGGTGAGGCTGCACGCTTCGAGTTAGTCGCCGGACGCTGCTTCCTCCAGCGCCTGCTCGGCCCACTGGCGCCGCGTCACGAACGTCAGCACCACGAGGAACGCGACCCATCCTGCCGCCAGGGCCCAACCGATCCCGGCCAGGGGATACACCAGCCGTGTCACCGCCATCAGCGACAACAGCGTCACGGTGAGGATGGGGATCTGGCGCGTGAGTGTCCAGAGGCAGTGGCGCCCCTCGTAGGAGGCGATGACGCCGACCATCGGGAACACCGTCATGAAGCCCCGCAGTTGCTGCTTCAGGATCACGAGGCCAATGACGACGAGAGCGATGAGCGGCAGCTTGACGTACAGGGGCAGCGGGCTACGGTAGGACGGCTCGTCGCGATGGGGCATCAGCCGGATGAGCACGAGGGCGAACACCAACATGCCGGCCGCGCTCAGCCAGAACGCGGCCTCGCTGCCTGACACCCAGGGCGCCAGGGTCGTGGCAGCCAGGCAGTAGCCCGCTACACAGACAACGATGGCGACGACGATAGGCACGCGCAGGCGGACGCGGAGGATGTACACGCCGTAGCTGTAGCCGAGCAGAAGCAGTATCCCCAGGACGTTGCCCGCGTCCACACGCAGGCCCAGCGACAGTGAGGACAGCGTGAAGGGCACCGGCAGCGTCAGCAGGAACGCCTTCCAGCGCGGCTGCGGCACGTAGGCCAGCGCCGTGCCGTGGATGGATACGGCGACGATCAGCAGGATGTCCCAGCCGGTGAAAGACAGCGGGCCCAGGGCGAAGACGGGAGAGGCCAACGGAAGCTCCTTGGGGGCGAGAGCAGGGAGCTTCGCCGGCGCGCCCCGCGCGACCTGCCGCCTGTGACATGAGGAGGAGACGAACATGACCACCATGGAGGCCATCGAGCAGCGGTTCAGCGTGCGCAGCTATCTGGACCGGGAGGTCGAGCCCGACAAGCTGCAGCGGGTCATGGAGGCGGCGCGCCTAGCGCCGTCGGCCAGCAACAGGCAGGAGTGGCGCTTTGTGATCGTGCGCGACGCCGCGCGCCGCCAGGCCCTGGCCCAGGCGGCCGGACAGCCCTTCGTCGGCGCCGCCCCGGTCGTCATCGTCGCCTGCGCCGCCGACACCAGCCGCGTCATGCGCTGCGGCATGGCGTGCCACCCGATTGATGTGGCCATCGCGCTGGAACACATCGCCCTGCAGGCCACCGCCGAGGGCCTCGGCACCTGCTGGATCGGCGCCTTCGACCAGGAGGCGGCCCAGGAGGCCGTCGGCGCGCCCGATGGGGCTGTCGTCGTCGAGTTGATGCCACTGGGCTATCCCGCTGCGCAGGCCCCGCCCAAGAACCGACTGCCGATGGGCGAGATCGTGTTTGACGAAGTCTGGCGCTAGCAGCGCGTGGGCGCGGACAGGATGACATGACCATGCAGCTCGACCCAACCGACCACCTCACCGGCTTCGACCTCTGCGTCGTCGGGGGTGGGATGGCAGGCTACTGCGCTGCGCTCACGGCCGCGCGCGAGGGGGCGCGCACGCTCATCGTCCACGACCGTCCCGTGTTCGGCGGCTGCGGCAGCACCGAGATGCGCATCCCCTTCTCCGGCGCGGGCAGCCACAACCCTTCGGCCAATGAGACCGGCCTGATCCTCGAACTCATCACCGAGGAGCGCGCGCAGAGCCCGGACAACGCCGCTGACGGCATCGTCAACGCCGGCTGGGACCTGATCCTGTACGACAAAGCCCGCCGCGAGCCCAACCTGACGGTGTTGCTGAACACGCACGTCTACGCGGTAGAAGTGCGAGATGGGCGCATCGTCTCGGTCACCGCTACTCAGCCCGAGGCCGAGAAGGTCTGGCGGATTGAGGCCACGCTGCTCTGCGACGCCACCGGCGATGGCACGGTCGGCGTCGCCGCAGGCGTGCCCTGGCGCGTGGGGCAGGAGGCCAGTCATGAGTATGGCGAGCCGCTTGCGCCCCCGGAGGCCGAGACCTGGACGCTGGGCAGCTCCCTGATATTTCGCTCGCGCGACTGCGGCCGGCCGATGCCCTACACACCCCCACCGTGGGCGGCCTCGTACCCGACCGAGGAGAGCCTCAGCCACCGGTCGCACGGACGCATCGAGAGCGGCTACTGGTGGATCGAGGTCGGCTACCCGTTCGACAGCATCAAGGACGACGACGCCATCCGTGATGAACTGCTCCGGCATGTGCTGGGCGTGTGGGATCACATCAAGAACCACTGCGCCCACCGGGAGCAGGCGGCGAACCATGCGCTCGAATGGGTCGGCATGAGGCCGGCCAAGCGCGAGTCGCGCCGCTTCGTTGGGGCGCATGTGCTGACCCAGGCCGAGATCGGCCGCCGCGAGCTGTTCCCGGACCGCGTGGCCTATGGCGGCTGGATCATCGATGACCACACCAAGGGTGGGATCCTCGCCGCGGACCAGGCCCCCTCCTTCCACGGCACGGGCTTCGCGTCGTTCTATGTGGCGCCCTACAGCGTGCCCCTGCGCAGCCTCCACGCCGCGAACGTGCGCAACCTGTTCTTTGCCGGACGCTGCATGAGCGCCTCGCGGCTGGCGTTCAACTCGCTGCGCGTCCAGCGGACACTGGCCGTCGGCGGGCAGGCCGTGGGGACGGCGGCGGCGCGCTGCGCCCGGACGGGGCGGCTACCAGGCGACCTGCGGGCCGAGGACGTCGAGGCCGTGCAGCAGTCACTGCTGCGCCAGGACTGCTGGATCCCCCGGGTCCGCAACGCAGACGATGGCGATCTGGCGCGGCACGCCTGTGTCGCCGCCTCATCCGCATGGCCCTATGAAGCATTGCCCGCTGACGGCGGCCTGTCACTTGCGGCGCCGTTGGCGTGCCTGTTGCCCTTCGATGGCACCGCTGAGCAGGTGCGCGTGTTCGTGCGCAACGAGACGGCGAGGGAGGTCGCCCTGACAGGAACGCTGCACCCGGCAGAGGACATCTGGGACTTGCCGGCCCTGGAGCGCGAACCCGTGGGGGCTGTGGAGTTCCGGGTGCCGCCCGGGTTTGCGGGGCCACTCGTGGCGCGTGTGGCTGGACATCCTGGACAGCCCAGCGGCGTGTCCGGGACGTCGGCGCCCACGCGGGGGCTGGTCTGGCTACGGCTCGAGCCGGCGGAGGGCGTCACGTGGCTGCAGCAGTCGTGGGCGCCGCCGGGCATCATCTCGGCCCACCGGGAAGAGGGGCGCTGGGCTTTCGCGCCGGGGCAGTTCACGTCCTGGCGACCGCTGGCGGCGGACACGCTGCCTGCGGCGCGCGCGTACGAACCCGCGAATGTCATCAACGGCGTCTCGCGCCCGGAGCAGTGGACCAACGTGTGGCTGTCAGACGGTCCGGCCCCCCAGTGGCTGCGGCTCGACCTGCCCGAGCCGGCGGACCTTGGCCTCGTCCAGATCGCCTGGGGCCTGGACTTCCACCGCTCATTCTTCCAGATGCCGGCGTGCTTCCGCGCGCCGGAGTGCGCCCGGGACTACCGCATCACGGCCATCGGGACTGACGGGACGGAG
This region of bacterium genomic DNA includes:
- a CDS encoding nitroreductase family protein, producing MTTMEAIEQRFSVRSYLDREVEPDKLQRVMEAARLAPSASNRQEWRFVIVRDAARRQALAQAAGQPFVGAAPVVIVACAADTSRVMRCGMACHPIDVAIALEHIALQATAEGLGTCWIGAFDQEAAQEAVGAPDGAVVVELMPLGYPAAQAPPKNRLPMGEIVFDEVWR
- a CDS encoding FAD-dependent oxidoreductase, with protein sequence MQLDPTDHLTGFDLCVVGGGMAGYCAALTAAREGARTLIVHDRPVFGGCGSTEMRIPFSGAGSHNPSANETGLILELITEERAQSPDNAADGIVNAGWDLILYDKARREPNLTVLLNTHVYAVEVRDGRIVSVTATQPEAEKVWRIEATLLCDATGDGTVGVAAGVPWRVGQEASHEYGEPLAPPEAETWTLGSSLIFRSRDCGRPMPYTPPPWAASYPTEESLSHRSHGRIESGYWWIEVGYPFDSIKDDDAIRDELLRHVLGVWDHIKNHCAHREQAANHALEWVGMRPAKRESRRFVGAHVLTQAEIGRRELFPDRVAYGGWIIDDHTKGGILAADQAPSFHGTGFASFYVAPYSVPLRSLHAANVRNLFFAGRCMSASRLAFNSLRVQRTLAVGGQAVGTAAARCARTGRLPGDLRAEDVEAVQQSLLRQDCWIPRVRNADDGDLARHACVAASSAWPYEALPADGGLSLAAPLACLLPFDGTAEQVRVFVRNETAREVALTGTLHPAEDIWDLPALEREPVGAVEFRVPPGFAGPLVARVAGHPGQPSGVSGTSAPTRGLVWLRLEPAEGVTWLQQSWAPPGIISAHREEGRWAFAPGQFTSWRPLAADTLPAARAYEPANVINGVSRPEQWTNVWLSDGPAPQWLRLDLPEPADLGLVQIAWGLDFHRSFFQMPACFRAPECARDYRITAIGTDGTERVWAEVQGNFQRLCRHRRPEGLRGAVSAVRLGVLATHGAPRVEIDEVRLYR